A DNA window from Fragaria vesca subsp. vesca linkage group LG3, FraVesHawaii_1.0, whole genome shotgun sequence contains the following coding sequences:
- the LOC101307975 gene encoding mitogen-activated protein kinase kinase kinase A-like, translated as MERNSSQFSQSHTASWIRGKCVGRGAFGTVNIGVSKCDGEVFAVKSVDLAACLPGHAEALENEIRILRSLSSPYVVKYLDDDFTAPSCRNLHMEYLPGGTVMDSAADMEESVVQSRTWCVVSALEYVHSRGVVHCDVKGRNVLVGPVPGQAKLSDFGSAVDLNKDACRGRILPRGSPLWMAPEVISGEYQGPESDVWSLGCTVIEMVTGKPAWEDEGFETMRRIGFSGGLPEFPTRLSETGRDFLDKCLRRDPKERWSCDQLLRHPFLASVAPNAAADSSPRCVLDWVNSEFEDDEDSCSIHEVSAKERIGKLATSSGADWEFQEGWTVVRGCGVEEMESGAFSREETSLGYSDCEGAFSGSESCGGGELVEWARNECDTVGPSGCWYGPSVMEDSAVGEWSVGKRRSKSLCNLCTDRLLLSYSFGVEMNKVLGFMMCYIVLPYVVFAWRYIIKSKYYLIFGDGWGLIILFLLLVPKEDIVDSIKQVL; from the coding sequence ATGGAGAGGAATTCGAGTCAGTTCAGTCAATCCCACACGGCTTCCTGGATCAGAGGCAAGTGCGTAGGCCGCGGCGCGTTCGGGACGGTCAACATCGGAGTCAGCAAGTGCGACGGTGAAGTGTTCGCCGTGAAATCAGTCGACCTCGCCGCGTGTCTCCCCGGCCATGCGGAGGCGCTGGAGAACGAAATCCGGATTCTCCGGTCGCTGTCGTCACCCTACGTCGTGAAGTATCTCGACGACGATTTCACGGCGCCTTCGTGCCGGAACCTGCACATGGAGTATTTACCGGGCGGCACCGTTATGGACTCTGCTGCTGACATGGAGGAGAGTGTGGTGCAGTCGCGGACGTGGTGCGTGGTGTCGGCTCTGGAGTACGTACACTCCCGCGGGGTTGTTCACTGCGACGTGAAAGGGAGAAATGTTCTGGTGGGGCCCGTTCCGGGACAGGCGAAGTTATCAGACTTCGGTTCGGCCGTGGATTTGAATAAGGACGCGTGTAGGGGGAGGATTCTGCCACGTGGGAGCCCGCTGTGGATGGCGCCGGAGGTGATCAGCGGGGAGTATCAGGGGCCGGAGTCCGACGTGTGGTCGCTGGGGTGCACGGTGATCGAGATGGTCACGGGGAAGCCGGCGTGGGAGGACGAGGGGTTCGAGACGATGAGACGGATCGGGTTTTCGGGCGGGTTGCCGGAGTTTCCGACCCGGCTGTCCGAAACGGGTCGGGATTTTCTCGATAAGTGTCTGAGGAGGGACCCAAAGGAGCGGTGGAGCTGTGATCAGCTGCTGCGGCACCCGTTTCTGGCGTCGGTTGCGCCGAATGCTGCGGCGGATTCTTCGCCGCGGTGCGTGCTCGACTGGGTCAACTCGGAGTTCGAAGACGACGAAGACAGTTGTTCCATTCACGAGGTTTCCGCAAAGGAGCGGATTGGTAAATTGGCGACCAGCTCAGGGGCAGATTGGGAATTTCAAGAGGGTTGGACGGTGGTGCGGGGTTGCGGAGTAGAAGAAATGGAATCCGGCGCGTTTTCGCGGGAAGAGACGAGTTTGGGATATTCGGATTGCGAAGGGGCATTTTCGGGAAGTGAAAGTTGCGGTGGCGGTGAATTAGTGGAGTGGGCACGCAATGAGTGTGATACGGTTGGGCCAAGTGGTTGTTGGTATGGGCCGTCGGTGATGGAAGATTCGGCGGTGGGAGAGTGGAGCGTCGGCAAAAGAAGATCAAAGTCTTTATGTAATTTGTGTACAGACAGATTATTACTTTCATATTCTTTTGGGGTGGAAATGAATAAAGTACTGGGTTTTATGATGTGTTATATTGTTTTACCCTATGTTGTTTTTGCTTGGAGATATATAATAAAGTCGAAATATTATTTGATTTTTGGTGATGGGTGGGGACTCATAATTTTGTTTCTACTTTTGGTCCCAAAAGAGGATATCGTAGATAGCATTAAGCAAGTCTTGTAG
- the LOC101309516 gene encoding ran-binding protein 1 homolog c-like isoform 2 — MSSADAEHREEEEPLAGDDEDTGAQVAPIVRLEEVAVSTGEENEDAILDLKAKLYRFDKDGNQWKERGAGTVKLLKHKESSKVRLVMRQSKTLKICANHLVLPKMTVQEHAGNEKSCVWHATDFADGELKEELFCIRFASIENNRLFMEKFQEVAESQEPEGESEDANAAAGLLETLKVEEKETTAEKKDEEAAPAAVKEEEKDIKSDKAAEESLSST; from the exons ATGTCTTCCGCCGACGCCGAGCACCGAGAAGAAGAGGAGCCCCTCGCCGGAGATGACGAGGACACCGGGGCCCAGGTCGCTCCGATCGTCAGGCTCGAGGAGGTCGCCGTCTCCACCGGCGAAGAGAACGAAGATGCTATCCTCGATCT GAAAGCTAAGCTGTACCGATTCGATAAGGATGGGAATCAGTGGAAGGAGCGAGGCGCCGGGACTGTGAAGCTTCTGAAGCACAAGGAGTCCAGCAAGGTTCGCCTTGTTATGCGACAGTCTAAAACCCTAAAGATCTGCGCTAATCATCTCG TGCTGCCTAAGATGACAGTCCAGGAGCACGCCGGGAATGAGAAGTCGTGTGTGTGGCATGCCACTGACTTTGCTGATGGTGAATTGAAGGAAGAGCTTTTCTGCATTAGATTCGCTTCCATTGAGA ATAACAGGTTGTTCATGGAAAAGTTCCAGGAAGTGGCTGAGTCCCAAGAGCCTGAAGGAGAAAGTGAAGATGCTAATGCAGCTGCTGGGCTTCTCGAGACTTTGAAAGTTGAGGAGAAAGAAACCACGGCCGAAAAGAAAGATGAGGAAGCCGCTCCTGCTGCAGTCAAGGAGGAGGAGAAGGACATTAAGAGTGATAAGGCTGCTGAAGAATCTTTGTCCTCAACTTGA
- the LOC101309516 gene encoding ran-binding protein 1 homolog c-like isoform 1 produces MSSADAEHREEEEPLAGDDEDTGAQVAPIVRLEEVAVSTGEENEDAILDLKAKLYRFDKDGNQWKERGAGTVKLLKHKESSKVRLVMRQSKTLKICANHLVLPKMTVQEHAGNEKSCVWHATDFADGELKEELFCIRFASIENFSECRSCYKPLSYANVIDNRLFMEKFQEVAESQEPEGESEDANAAAGLLETLKVEEKETTAEKKDEEAAPAAVKEEEKDIKSDKAAEESLSST; encoded by the exons ATGTCTTCCGCCGACGCCGAGCACCGAGAAGAAGAGGAGCCCCTCGCCGGAGATGACGAGGACACCGGGGCCCAGGTCGCTCCGATCGTCAGGCTCGAGGAGGTCGCCGTCTCCACCGGCGAAGAGAACGAAGATGCTATCCTCGATCT GAAAGCTAAGCTGTACCGATTCGATAAGGATGGGAATCAGTGGAAGGAGCGAGGCGCCGGGACTGTGAAGCTTCTGAAGCACAAGGAGTCCAGCAAGGTTCGCCTTGTTATGCGACAGTCTAAAACCCTAAAGATCTGCGCTAATCATCTCG TGCTGCCTAAGATGACAGTCCAGGAGCACGCCGGGAATGAGAAGTCGTGTGTGTGGCATGCCACTGACTTTGCTGATGGTGAATTGAAGGAAGAGCTTTTCTGCATTAGATTCGCTTCCATTGAGA ATTTTTCAGAATGCAGATCCTGCTATAAGCCTCTCTCCTACGCTAATGTTATAG ATAACAGGTTGTTCATGGAAAAGTTCCAGGAAGTGGCTGAGTCCCAAGAGCCTGAAGGAGAAAGTGAAGATGCTAATGCAGCTGCTGGGCTTCTCGAGACTTTGAAAGTTGAGGAGAAAGAAACCACGGCCGAAAAGAAAGATGAGGAAGCCGCTCCTGCTGCAGTCAAGGAGGAGGAGAAGGACATTAAGAGTGATAAGGCTGCTGAAGAATCTTTGTCCTCAACTTGA
- the LOC101308271 gene encoding clathrin heavy chain 1-like, translating into MASAAANAPMTMKEQLTLPSIGINPQFITFTHVTMESDKYICVRETSPQNSVVIIDMSMPMQPLRRPITADSALMNPNSRILALKAQVQGTTQDHLQIFNIELKTKMKSHQMPEQIVFWKWVTPKMLGMVTVTSVYHWLIEGDSEPTKVFERTANLANNQIINYRCDPSEKWLVLIGIAPGSSERPQLVKGNMQLFSVEQQRSQALEAHAASFATIKVAGNENPSTLICFAAKSSNAGQVTSKLHVIELGAQPGKPSYTKKQADLFFPPDFADDFPVSMQISEKYGLIYVITKLGLLFVYDLETATAVYRNRISPDPIFLTAEASSVGGFYAVNRRGQVLLASVNEQTIVPFVSGQLNNLGLAVSLARRGNLPGAEDLVVQRFQELFSQTKYKEAAELAADSPMGVLRTPETVTKFQSVPVQAGQTPPLLQYFGTLLTKGKLNAFESLELSRLVVNQNKKNLLENWLAEDKLECSEELGDLVKTVDNDLALKIYIKARATPKVVAAFAERREFDKILVYSKQVGYTPDYMFLLQTILRTDAQGAVNFALMMSQMEGGCPIDYNTITDLFLQRNLIREATAFLLDVLKPNLPEHGFLQTKVLEINLVTFPNVADAILANGMFSHYDRPRVGQLCEKAGLYLRALQHYTELPDIKRVIVNTHAIDPQALVEFFGTLSIEWALECMKDLLLVNLRGNLQIIVQTAKEYSEQLGVDKCIKLFEQFKSYEGLYFFLGSYLSSSEDPDIHFKYIEAAAKTGQIKEVERVTRESNFYDAEKAKNFLMEAKLPDARPLINVCDRFGFVPDLTHYLYTNNMLRYIEGYVQKVNPGNAPLVVGQLLDDECPEDFIKGLILSVRSLLPVEPLVDECEKRNRLRLLTQFLEHLVSEGSQDVHVHNALGKIIIDSGNNPEHFLTTNPYYDSRVVGKYCEKRDPTLAVVAYRRGQCDDELVNVTNKNSLFKLQARYVVERMDDDLWAKVLDPENEYRRQLIDQVVSTALPESKSPEQVSATVKAFMTADLPHELIELLEKIVLQNSAFSGNFNLQNLLILTAIKADPSRVMDYINRLDNFDGPAVGVMAIEAQLYEEAFAIFKKFNLNVDAVNVLLDNIHSIDRAVEFAFRVEEDAVWSQVAKAQLREGLVSDAIESFIRADDATQFLDVIRAAQDADVYHDLVRYLLMVRQKAKEPKVDSELIYAYAKIDRLGDIEEFILMPNVANLPNVGDRLYDEELYEAAKIIFAFISNWAKLACTLVKLKQFQGAVDAARKANSSKTWKEVCFACVDAEEFRLAQICGLNIIIQVDDLEEVSEFYQNRGCFNELISLMESGLGLERAHMGIFTELGVLYARYRPEKLMEHIKLFSTRLNIPKLIRACDEQQHWKELTYLYIQYDEFDNAATTIMNHSPEAWEHMQFKDVIVKVASVELYYRAVHFYLEEHPDIINDVLNVLALRVDHTRVVDIMRKAGHIRLVKPYMVAVQSNNVTAVNEALNEIYVEEEDYDRLRESIDLHDSFDQIGLAQKLEKHELLEIRRVAAYIYKKAGRWKQSIALSKKDKHYKDAMETCSQSGDHDLSEELLVYFIEQGKKECFASCLFVCYDLIRPDVALELAWMNNIIDFAFPYILQFMREYTGKVDELIKDKIESQKEVKAKEQEEKELVAKQNMYAQLLPALPAPPGMGGGFAPPPMPPMPQMGGMGMPPMPPFGMPQMGPSY; encoded by the exons ATGGCCTCCGCCGCTGCCAACGCCCCCATGACCATGAAAGAGCAGCTCACG CTGCCGAGTATTGGTATAAATCCGCAGTTCATTACGTTTACGCATGTGACGATGGAATCGGATAAGTACATTTGCGTCAGGGAGACCTCGCCGCAGAACAGCGTGGTCATCATTGACATGAGCATGCCTATGCAGCCGTTGCGGCGACCTATTACTGCCGATTCGGCTCTGATGAATCCGAATTCCAGGATTCTCGCTCTCAAAG CTCAAGTGCAAGGAACTACTCAGGACCATTTACAGATATTTAATATTGAGCTGAAAACGAAGATGAAATCACATCAGATGCCTGAGCAG ATTGTGTTTTGGAAGTGGGTCACTCCTAAGATGCTGGGGATGGTCACAGTGACCTCAGTATATCATTGGTTAATTGAAG GGGATTCTGAGCCAACAAAGGTGTTTGAGCGTACAGCTAATTTAGCAAATAATCAAATTATCAACTACCGTTGCGATCCCTCTGAAAAGTGGTTGGTCTTAATTGGAATTGCACCTGGTTCTTCTGAG AGGCCACAACTGGTTAAAGGAAACATGCAGCTTTTCTCTGTGGAGCAGCAACGTAGTCAGGCTCTTGAAGCACATGCTGCATCATTTGCCACAATTAAA GTTGCAGGGAACGAGAACCCTTCAACTCTTATATGCTTTGCTGCAAAGTCCTCTAACGCCGGACAAGTTACATCAAAGTTGCATGTTATTGAGCTTGGTGCCCAGCCAG GAAAACCATCATATACTAAGAAGCAAGCAGATCTCTTCTTCCCTCCGGATTTCGCTGATGACTTTCCTGTGTCAATGCAG ATATCAGAGAAGTATGGGTTGATATATGTAATCACAAAGCTTGGACTTCTGTTTGTATATGACCTAGAGACAGCAACTGCAGTTTATAGAAATCGAATCAGTCCGGATCCTATATTTTTGACTGCTGAAGCTTCATCTGTTGGGGGCTTTTATGCAGTCAATAGGCGTGGTCAGGTGTTACTTGCTTCTGTAAATGAACAAACAATTGTACCTTTTGTTAGTGGTCAG TTAAACAATTTGGGACTCGCAGTTAGTCTTGCCAGAAGAGGAAATCTTCCCGGTGCTGAAGACTTG GTTGTCCAGCGATTCCAAGAATTGTTCTCTCAGACGAAATATAAGGAGGCTGCAGAGCTTGCTGCAGATTCTCCAATGGGAGTACTTCGTACACCTGAAACTGTTACTAAATTTCAG AGTGTTCCTGTGCAAGCTGGGCAAACACCACCGTTGTTGCAGTACTTTGGAACTTTGTTAACTAAAGGGAAACTCAACGCGTTTGAATCATTGGAACTGTCACGTTTGGTTGTAAATCAAAACAAGAAAAATCTATTGGAGAATTGGCTAGCAGAGGACAAGCTTGAATGTAGTGAAGAGCTAGGAGATCTTGTGAAG ACAGTGGATAATGACCTTGCTTTGAAAATATACATCAAAGCCAGGGCAACTCCAAAAGTTGTTGCAGCCTTTGCTGAGAGAAGGGAATTTGACAAGATTTTAGTATACTCAAAACAG GTTGGATATACACCTGATTATATGTTCCTTCTGCAAACAATTTTGCGGACAGATGCCCAG GGGGCTGTCAATTTTGCTCTAATGATGTCTCAAATGGAGGGAGGTTGCCCTATTGACTACAATACCATTACTGATCTGTTCCTTCAG AGGAATCTCATTCGCGAGGCAACGGCCTTTTTGTTGGATGTGCTGAAGCCGAATCTACCCGAGCATGGCTTCCTTCAGACAAAG GTTTTGGAAATCAATCTTGTGACTTTTCCTAATGTTGCGGATGCTATATTGGCCAACGGTATGTTCAGTCATTATGACCGCCCCCGCGTTGGTCAACTCTGTGAAAAAGCTGGTTTGTATTTGCGTGCCTTACAG CATTATACCGAGTTGCCTGATATTAAACGAGTCATTGTGAACACACATGCAATTGATCCTCAG GCTCTTGTTGAGTTCTTCGGGACTCTTTCCATAGAATGGGCTCTCGAGTGCATGAAAGATCTTCTACTGGTCAATCTTAGGGGCAATCTTCAGATTATTGTGCAG ACTGCCAAAGAGTATTCCGAGCAACTGGGTGTAGATAAATGTATAAAGTTGTTTGAGCAGTTCAAGTCCTATGAGGGGTTGTACTTTTTCTTAGGCTCATACTTGAGCTCCAG TGAGGATCCTGATATCCACTTTAAGTATATTGAAGCAGCTGCAAAAACTGGACAGATTAAGGAGGTGGAGCGAGTGACTCGTGAATCTAACTTTTATGATGCCGAGAAGGCTAAGAACTTTCTAATGGAAGCCAAGCTTCCAGATGCGCGTCCTCTAATTAATGTCTGTGATCGTTTTGGCTTTGTTCCTGATCTCACTCATTACCTATATACGAACAATATGCTCCGTTACATTGAAGGTTATGTCCAAAAG GTCAATCCGGGAAATGCTCCTTTAGTTGTTGGGCAGCTTTTGGATGATGAATGCCCTGAAGATTTCATCAAAGGTCTTATTCTATCAGTTCGTTCTCTTCTACCAGTTGAACCCCTTGTTGATGAATGTGAAAAGAG GAATCGTCTTCGCCTGCTCACTCAGTTCTTGGAGCATCTTGTGAGCGAAGGAAGCCAAGATGTACATGTTCATAATGCTCTTGGTAAAATCATCATAGATAGTGGCAACAATCCGGAGCATTTTCTCACAACTAACCCATATTATGATTCCCGCGTTGTGGGTAAATATTGTGAAAAAAGAGATCCGACCCTTGCTGTTGTTGCTTACCGTAGAGGGCAATGTGATGATGAACTTGTTAATGTAACAAATAAGAATTCATTGTTCAAACTCCAGGCCAG ATATGTTGTGGAAAGAATGGATGATGACCTCTGGGCTAAGGTCCTTGATCCTGAAAATGAGTATAGAAGGCAGCTCATTGATCAAGTTGTCTCAACTGCTTTGCCTGAAAGCAAGAGCCCTGAGCAAGTTTCAGCAACTGTTAAAGCGTTTATGACCGCAGACCTTCCACATGAGTTGATTGAGCTTCTTGAAAAGATAGTGCTCCAGAATTCAGCTTTTAGTGGAAACTTCAATCTACAGAATCTTTTAATCTTGACTGCAATCAAGGCTGATCCGTCCAGAGTCATGGATTATATCAATCGATTAGACAACTTTGATGGACCTGCTGTTGGAGTAATGGCTATTGAAGCCCAACTCTATGAGGAAGCTTTTGCAATCTTCAAGAAGTTCAATTTGAATGTTGATGCTGTCAATGTTCTGTTGGATAACATTCACAGCATTGACCGTGCGGTAGAGTTTGCATTCAGGGTTGAAGAAGATGCTGTTTGGAGCCAGGTTGCCAAGGCCCAATTACGAGAGGGGCTTGTGAGTGATGCTATTGAGTCATTCATTCGTGCTGATGATGCCACCCAGTTTTTGGATGTCATACGTGCTGCTCAGGATGCAGATGTGTATCATGACTTGGTAAGGTACCTTCTGATGGTTAGGCAGAAGGCGAAAGAGCCCAAGGTAGACAGTGAACTCATTTATGCATATGCTAAGATTGATCGACTCGGTGATATTGAAGAGTTCATTCTTATGCCAAATGTTGCTAATCTCCCAAATGTTGGGGATCGCCTGTATGATGAAGAACTATATGAAGCAGCCAAGATCATATTTGCATTTATTTCTAACTGGGCCAAGCTGGCGTGTACTCTAGTGAAGCTCAAGCAGTTTCAAGGTGCTGTTGATGCTGCCCGGAAAGCTAACAGCTCAAAAACTTGGAAGGAAGTTTGCTTTGCATGTGTTGATGCTGAGGAATTCCGGTTGGCTCAAATTTGTGGACTCAACATCATCATCCAG GTGGATGATTTGGAAGAAGTCAGTGAGTTTTACCAGAACAGGGGGTGCTTTAATGAACTCATTAGTCTCATGGAGAGTGGACTAGGATTGGAACGTGCACATATGGGCATCTTTACTGAGTTGGGAGTTCTATATGCGAGATACCGTCCTGAGAAGCTCATGGAGCACATTAAACTGTTTTCTACTCGTCTCAACATTCCCAAACTTATACGAGCTTGTGATGAACAGCAGCACTGGAAGGAATTAACATACTTATATATACAATATGATGAATTTGATAATGCTGCAACCACCATAATGAACCACTCCCCAGAAGCATGGGAACACATGCAATTCAAGGATGTGATAGTCAAAGTTGCAAGTGTTGAGCTTTACTATAGGGCTGTGCACTTTTATTTGGAAGAACATCCTGATATTATCAATGATGTTCTAAATGTGCTTGCACTTCGTGTGGACCATACCCGAGTGGTGGATATAATGCGAAAG GCTGGTCACATCCGTCTGGTAAAGCCATACATGGTTGCAGTCCAGAGCAACAATGTAACAGCTGTAAATGAAGCTCTAAATGAAATATATGTTGAGGAGGAAGACTATGACAGACTTCGTGAATCTATTGATTTGCATGATAGCTTTGATCAGATAGGTCTTGCACAAAAG CTTGAGAAACATGAGCTTCTTGAGATTAGACGTGTTGCTGCATACATTTATAAGAAAGCTGGAAGATGGAAGCAATCCATTGCATTGTCAAAGAAGGACAAACATTACAAAGACGCAATGGAGACGTGCTCACAGTCTGGTGATCATGATCTTTCCGAGGAATTGCTTGTCTATTTCATCGAGCAG GGAAAGAAAGAATGTTTTGCATCGTGTCTCTTTGTTTGTTATGATTTAATCCGGCCAGACGTTGCTCTTGAGCTGGCATGGATGAACAATATAATCGATTTTGCCTTCCCATACATCCTACAG TTTATGCGTGAGTACACAGGCAAGGTTGATGAACTTATCAAAGACAAAATTGAGTCTCAAAAAGAGGTGAAAGCCAAAGAGCAAGAGGAGAAGGAATTGGTTGCGAAGCAG AACATGTATGCTCAGTTGCTGCCTGCTTTGCCTGCACCTCCGGGTATGGGTGGAGGTTTTGCTCCACCTCCAATGCCACCAATGCCACAGATGGGTGGGATGGGGATGCCTCCCATGCCTCCTTTTGGGATGCCACAAATGGGCCCTTCCTATTAA